One Anastrepha obliqua isolate idAnaObli1 chromosome 6, idAnaObli1_1.0, whole genome shotgun sequence DNA window includes the following coding sequences:
- the LOC129250746 gene encoding uncharacterized protein LOC129250746 — translation MARDHLQMTLVHETSNRGKPVLDKWSEIEARLSRIVDEHVMANPEGQTPGFDSVEVVRGYRVIKCDDQFSMHFLTNVIGEIQNSWEGLKLKLIPASKFPRRPKARIWVPNMEFVANQLIPYLQAHNRSVLMTDWSIINAEAPQRHSMSFLLLITEESLGPLEKVENKFRFGIRKAQLKTFRSASPEEEQDKVDGANDLLTGIQLDDTESEIGNQ, via the coding sequence ATGGCACGGGACCATCTCCAAATGACATTAGTACATGAAACCTCTAACCGCGGAAAACCAGTGCTTGACAAGTGGTCAGAGATTGAGGCACGGTTGTCTCGCATAGTCGATGAGCATGTCATGGCGAACCCGGAGGGCCAAACACCAGGTTTCGACTCGGTGGAGGTAGTCCGCGGTTACCGTGTCATTAAATGCGATGACCAATTCTCAATGCATTTTCTGACAAACGTGATTGGTGAAATCCAGAACAGCTGGGAAGGCTTGAAACTCAAGCTAATTCCGGCTAGCAAATTTCCACGAAGACCGAAGGCTCGCATCTGGGTACCAAACATGGAGTTTGTAGCCAATCAATTAATCCCCTACCTTCAGGCGCATAATCGTTCGGTGCTGATGACCGATTGGTCGATCATCAATGCGGAAGCTCCGCAAAGGCACAGCATGTCTTTCCTCCTTCTAATTACAGAAGAGAGTCTGGGACCACTGGAGAAAGTGGAAAACAAATTTCGGTTTGGCATTAGGAAGGCCCAGCTGAAAACATTTCGCTCTGCAAGCCCGGAAGAGGAGCAGGATAAGGTCGATGGTGCCAACGACCTGCTGACTGGCATACAGCTAGATGACACCGAGTCCGAAATAGGAAACCAATAA
- the LOC129250747 gene encoding putative nuclease HARBI1, whose product MAFEYLAYDLSRGEEEVSPQIVDRSLLRHVDNPFDLDAGEFQKLFRLTPDLTEDVVSQLDSHLRGSRITAISTEKQVLAALRFFATGCYQRPVGEQWGISMSQSSVSRSIHRVTAAINSSMFCAKVRFPMTQVERQAAKEIFASATSPFVGGTIGAIDCTHVSILAPKRHEEAYVNHHGYHSLNVQMICDPTLKILNVNAKFPGARHDSYIWSSSAVRMVMQRNFEIGNHNLFLIGDSGYPLEPWLMTPLTNQPEGTPKFLYNEALCKARNPVERLFGVLKATWRCLSQQRTLLYDPGFTGQVVNAGSVLHNIRLREGIYQTENEFTEPRKNDVFVNQDAPSSTAKRIQDRLIANFFT is encoded by the exons ATGGCGTTTGAGTATTTGGCTTACGATTTATCGCGTGGAGAGGAGGAAGTGAGCCCTCAAATAGTTGATCGAAGTTTGCTTCGGCATGTGGACAATCCTTTCGATTTGGATGCAGGGGAGTTCCAGAAGTTATTCCGTTTAACTCCAGACTTGACTGAGGACGTAGTTTCGCAGCTTGACAGCCATCTTAGAGGTTCCAGAATAACAGCGATTTCGACTGAAAAACAG GTTCTAGCTGCACTGCGATTTTTTGCAACCGGGTGTTATCAACGACCCGTAGGTGAGCAATGGGGAATATCTATGAGCCAGTCGTCCGTTAGCCGTAGCATTCATCGGGTAACAGCTGCAATCAACAGCTCCATGTTTTGCGCAAAGGTGAGATTTCCCATGACCCAAGTGGAGCGGCAAgcggcaaaagaaatttttgcttCAGCAACCTCCCCGTTTGTGGGAGGTACCATTGGAGCTATAGATTGCACGCACGTGTCAATTTTGGCCCCGAAACGTCATGAAGAAGCGTATGTCAACCACCACGGCTACCATTCGCTTAATGTCCAAATG ATATGTGATCctacacttaaaattttgaacgtAAATGCCAAATTTCCGGGAGCACGGCACGATTCATACATTTGGAGTTCCTCTGCGGTGCGAATGGTTATGCAACGGAATTTTGAAATTGGAAACCATAACTTGTTTTTGATTG GTGATTCCGGGTACCCTTTGGAGCCTTGGCTGATGACTCCTCTAACAAACCAACCGGAAGGTACTCCGAAATTCTTGTACAATGAGGCATTGTGCAAAGCTCGTAACCCAGTTGAGAGACTTTTTGGTGTTCTTAAGGCAACGTGGCGGTGCTTGTCTCAACAAAGGACACTCTTGTACGATCCAGGATTTACTGGACAAGTAGTTAACGCGGGCTCAGTTTTACATAATATTCGTTTAAGAGAAGGAATATACCAGACCGAAAATGAGTTCACAGAGCCCagaaaaaacgacgtttttGTAAACCAAGATGCACCATCCTCAACAGCAAAGCGCATCCAAGACCGACtgattgctaatttttttacttaa